The Halobacterium litoreum genome includes a region encoding these proteins:
- a CDS encoding pro-sigmaK processing inhibitor BofA family protein, with protein sequence MATTLEIALVVAVLAALFGAYRLIRAVKPFVVNAVVGLVVILVAQFFGAEVAVTPLALLIVAVGGFPGALLVILLAYAGVAFAPAVLFV encoded by the coding sequence ATGGCGACGACACTGGAAATCGCGCTCGTGGTGGCGGTGTTGGCGGCGCTGTTCGGCGCGTATCGGTTGATTCGCGCGGTGAAGCCGTTCGTGGTGAACGCCGTCGTGGGACTGGTGGTGATTCTGGTGGCGCAGTTCTTCGGGGCGGAGGTGGCGGTGACGCCGCTGGCGTTGCTAATCGTGGCCGTCGGCGGGTTCCCGGGCGCACTGTTGGTGATTCTGTTGGCGTACGCGGGGGTGGCGTTCGCGCCCGCCGTCCTGTTCGTCTAG